From Salarias fasciatus chromosome 5, fSalaFa1.1, whole genome shotgun sequence, a single genomic window includes:
- the pfkfb4a gene encoding 6-phosphofructo-2-kinase/fructose-2,6-bisphosphatase 4a isoform X2: protein MKHRSPSQQHLGKKPRARVAPSAAAAAAAAASGPPQDGMEDNKAPPNPRELTQNPLKKIWMPYKNGLPEKHISQRKVCMTNCPTLIVTVGLPARGKTYISKKLTRYLNWIGVPTREFNVGQYRRECVKIYKSFEFFRPDNEEGLRIRRQCASAALNDVRQYLTEEGGQVAVFDATNTTRERRETILQFAEQNGFKAFFVESVCEDPDVIQENIVQVKLGSPDYTNCDTEEAVQDFMKRIKCYENSYETLDEVLDRDLSYIKIMDVGQRYLVNRVLDHVQSRIVYYLMNIHITPRSIYLCRHGESELNVKGRIGGDSGLTLRGKEFAKKLSHFIQAQSISDLKVWTSQMKRTIQTAEALSVPYEQWKVLNEIDAGVCEELMYEEIQDHYPLEFALRDQDKYRYRYPKGESYEDLVQRLEPVIMELERQENVLVICHQAVMRCLLAYFLDKTAEELPYLKCPLHTVLKLTPVAYGCKVESICLNVEAVNTHRERPENVEVSRMSEEALLTVPAHQ from the exons ATGAAGCACCGGTCACCTTCACAGCAGCATCTCGGGAAAAAGCCCCGCGCTCGTGTcgccccctccgccgccgccgccgccgccgcggccgcctCGGGCCCCCCGCAGGACGGCATGGAGGACAACAAAGCCCCGCCGAACCCGCGGGAGCTCACGCAGAACCCCCTGAAGAAGATCTGGATGCCGTACAAAAACGGCCTCCCggagaaacacatttctcagaGAAAAG tgtgCATGACCAACTGTCCCACGCTGATCGTGACCGTGGGCCTGCCTGCCAGAGGAAAGACCTACATCTCCAAGAAGCTGACCCGCTACCTGAACTGGATCGGCGTGCCCACCAGAG AGTTCAACGTTGGACAGTACAGAAGAGAGTGTGTGAAGATCTACAAGTCATTTGAGTTCTTCCGTCCAGACAATGAAGAGGGATTAAGGATTAGAAG ACAGTGTGCCTCAGCGGCGCTGAACGATGTGCGACAGTACCTGAcggaggaggggggccaggTCGCG GTGTTCGATGCGACAAACACCAccagggagaggagggaaacCATCCTCCAGTTTGCAGAGCAGAACGGTTTTAAG GCCTTCTTCGTGGAGTCAGTGTGTGAGGACCCGGACGTCATTCAGGAGAACATCGTG caagTGAAGCTGGGCAGCCCTGACTACACCAACTGTGACACGGAGGAGGCGGTGCAAGACTTCATGAAGAGGATCAAGTGTTACGAAAACTCCTACGAGACGCTGGATGAAGTTTTGGACAG GGATCTCTCCTACATCAAAATCATGGACGTGGGCCAGAGGTACCTGGTCAACCGGGTGCTGGACCACGTCCAGAGCCGGATCGTCTACTACCTCATGAACATCCACATCACGCCGCGCTCCATCTATCTGTGTCGCCACGGGGAGAGCGAACTCAACGTCAAGGGCAGGATAGGAGGAGACTCGGGCCTGACGCTCAGGGGCAAAGAG TTCGCGAAGAAGCTGAGCCACTTCATCCAGGCGCAGAGCATCAGTGACCTGAAGGTGTGGACCAGCCAGATGAAGAGGACCATCCAGACGGCCGAGGCGCTAAGCGTGCCGTACGAACAGTGGAAGGTCCTGAACGAGATTGACGCT ggtgtgtgtgaggagctgaTGTACGAGGAGATCCAGGACCACTACCCCCTGGAGTTTGCCTTAAGGGACCAGGACAAATACCGCTACCGCTACCCTAAAGGAGAG TCCTATGAAGACCTGGTGCAGCGGCTGGAGCCCGTCATCATGGAGCTGGAGAGACAGGAGAATGTGCTGGTCATCTGCCACCAGGCCGTAATGCGCTGCCTGCTGGCGTACTTCCTGGACAAGACGGCAG AGGAGCTGCCGTACCTGAAGTGCCCGCTGCACACCGTGCTGAAGCTGACGCCGGTGGCCTACG GCTGTAAAGTGGAGTCCATCTGCCTGAACGTGGAGGcagtcaacacacacagagagaggccCGAG AACGTAGAAGTGTCGCGGATGTCAGAGGAGGCTTTGCTAACTGTGCCAGCTCACCAGTGA
- the pfkfb4a gene encoding 6-phosphofructo-2-kinase/fructose-2,6-bisphosphatase 4a isoform X3, whose translation MRGCSSRSKPTQHPDGTVCMTNCPTLIVTVGLPARGKTYISKKLTRYLNWIGVPTREFNVGQYRRECVKIYKSFEFFRPDNEEGLRIRRQCASAALNDVRQYLTEEGGQVAVFDATNTTRERRETILQFAEQNGFKAFFVESVCEDPDVIQENIVQVKLGSPDYTNCDTEEAVQDFMKRIKCYENSYETLDEVLDRDLSYIKIMDVGQRYLVNRVLDHVQSRIVYYLMNIHITPRSIYLCRHGESELNVKGRIGGDSGLTLRGKEFAKKLSHFIQAQSISDLKVWTSQMKRTIQTAEALSVPYEQWKVLNEIDAGVCEELMYEEIQDHYPLEFALRDQDKYRYRYPKGESYEDLVQRLEPVIMELERQENVLVICHQAVMRCLLAYFLDKTAEELPYLKCPLHTVLKLTPVAYGCKVESICLNVEAVNTHRERPENVNVHRTTADALQTVPAHL comes from the exons ATGAGGGGCTGCTCCAGCCGCTCCAAGCCCACCCAGCACCCGGACGGAACCG tgtgCATGACCAACTGTCCCACGCTGATCGTGACCGTGGGCCTGCCTGCCAGAGGAAAGACCTACATCTCCAAGAAGCTGACCCGCTACCTGAACTGGATCGGCGTGCCCACCAGAG AGTTCAACGTTGGACAGTACAGAAGAGAGTGTGTGAAGATCTACAAGTCATTTGAGTTCTTCCGTCCAGACAATGAAGAGGGATTAAGGATTAGAAG ACAGTGTGCCTCAGCGGCGCTGAACGATGTGCGACAGTACCTGAcggaggaggggggccaggTCGCG GTGTTCGATGCGACAAACACCAccagggagaggagggaaacCATCCTCCAGTTTGCAGAGCAGAACGGTTTTAAG GCCTTCTTCGTGGAGTCAGTGTGTGAGGACCCGGACGTCATTCAGGAGAACATCGTG caagTGAAGCTGGGCAGCCCTGACTACACCAACTGTGACACGGAGGAGGCGGTGCAAGACTTCATGAAGAGGATCAAGTGTTACGAAAACTCCTACGAGACGCTGGATGAAGTTTTGGACAG GGATCTCTCCTACATCAAAATCATGGACGTGGGCCAGAGGTACCTGGTCAACCGGGTGCTGGACCACGTCCAGAGCCGGATCGTCTACTACCTCATGAACATCCACATCACGCCGCGCTCCATCTATCTGTGTCGCCACGGGGAGAGCGAACTCAACGTCAAGGGCAGGATAGGAGGAGACTCGGGCCTGACGCTCAGGGGCAAAGAG TTCGCGAAGAAGCTGAGCCACTTCATCCAGGCGCAGAGCATCAGTGACCTGAAGGTGTGGACCAGCCAGATGAAGAGGACCATCCAGACGGCCGAGGCGCTAAGCGTGCCGTACGAACAGTGGAAGGTCCTGAACGAGATTGACGCT ggtgtgtgtgaggagctgaTGTACGAGGAGATCCAGGACCACTACCCCCTGGAGTTTGCCTTAAGGGACCAGGACAAATACCGCTACCGCTACCCTAAAGGAGAG TCCTATGAAGACCTGGTGCAGCGGCTGGAGCCCGTCATCATGGAGCTGGAGAGACAGGAGAATGTGCTGGTCATCTGCCACCAGGCCGTAATGCGCTGCCTGCTGGCGTACTTCCTGGACAAGACGGCAG AGGAGCTGCCGTACCTGAAGTGCCCGCTGCACACCGTGCTGAAGCTGACGCCGGTGGCCTACG GCTGTAAAGTGGAGTCCATCTGCCTGAACGTGGAGGcagtcaacacacacagagagaggccCGAG AATGTGAACGTCCACCGCACGACGGCGGACGCCCTGCAGACCGTCCCGgctcacctctga
- the pfkfb4a gene encoding 6-phosphofructo-2-kinase/fructose-2,6-bisphosphatase 4a isoform X4, producing the protein MRGCSSRSKPTQHPDGTVCMTNCPTLIVTVGLPARGKTYISKKLTRYLNWIGVPTREFNVGQYRRECVKIYKSFEFFRPDNEEGLRIRRQCASAALNDVRQYLTEEGGQVAVFDATNTTRERRETILQFAEQNGFKAFFVESVCEDPDVIQENIVQVKLGSPDYTNCDTEEAVQDFMKRIKCYENSYETLDEVLDRDLSYIKIMDVGQRYLVNRVLDHVQSRIVYYLMNIHITPRSIYLCRHGESELNVKGRIGGDSGLTLRGKEFAKKLSHFIQAQSISDLKVWTSQMKRTIQTAEALSVPYEQWKVLNEIDAGVCEELMYEEIQDHYPLEFALRDQDKYRYRYPKGESYEDLVQRLEPVIMELERQENVLVICHQAVMRCLLAYFLDKTAEELPYLKCPLHTVLKLTPVAYGCKVESICLNVEAVNTHRERPENVEVSRMSEEALLTVPAHQ; encoded by the exons ATGAGGGGCTGCTCCAGCCGCTCCAAGCCCACCCAGCACCCGGACGGAACCG tgtgCATGACCAACTGTCCCACGCTGATCGTGACCGTGGGCCTGCCTGCCAGAGGAAAGACCTACATCTCCAAGAAGCTGACCCGCTACCTGAACTGGATCGGCGTGCCCACCAGAG AGTTCAACGTTGGACAGTACAGAAGAGAGTGTGTGAAGATCTACAAGTCATTTGAGTTCTTCCGTCCAGACAATGAAGAGGGATTAAGGATTAGAAG ACAGTGTGCCTCAGCGGCGCTGAACGATGTGCGACAGTACCTGAcggaggaggggggccaggTCGCG GTGTTCGATGCGACAAACACCAccagggagaggagggaaacCATCCTCCAGTTTGCAGAGCAGAACGGTTTTAAG GCCTTCTTCGTGGAGTCAGTGTGTGAGGACCCGGACGTCATTCAGGAGAACATCGTG caagTGAAGCTGGGCAGCCCTGACTACACCAACTGTGACACGGAGGAGGCGGTGCAAGACTTCATGAAGAGGATCAAGTGTTACGAAAACTCCTACGAGACGCTGGATGAAGTTTTGGACAG GGATCTCTCCTACATCAAAATCATGGACGTGGGCCAGAGGTACCTGGTCAACCGGGTGCTGGACCACGTCCAGAGCCGGATCGTCTACTACCTCATGAACATCCACATCACGCCGCGCTCCATCTATCTGTGTCGCCACGGGGAGAGCGAACTCAACGTCAAGGGCAGGATAGGAGGAGACTCGGGCCTGACGCTCAGGGGCAAAGAG TTCGCGAAGAAGCTGAGCCACTTCATCCAGGCGCAGAGCATCAGTGACCTGAAGGTGTGGACCAGCCAGATGAAGAGGACCATCCAGACGGCCGAGGCGCTAAGCGTGCCGTACGAACAGTGGAAGGTCCTGAACGAGATTGACGCT ggtgtgtgtgaggagctgaTGTACGAGGAGATCCAGGACCACTACCCCCTGGAGTTTGCCTTAAGGGACCAGGACAAATACCGCTACCGCTACCCTAAAGGAGAG TCCTATGAAGACCTGGTGCAGCGGCTGGAGCCCGTCATCATGGAGCTGGAGAGACAGGAGAATGTGCTGGTCATCTGCCACCAGGCCGTAATGCGCTGCCTGCTGGCGTACTTCCTGGACAAGACGGCAG AGGAGCTGCCGTACCTGAAGTGCCCGCTGCACACCGTGCTGAAGCTGACGCCGGTGGCCTACG GCTGTAAAGTGGAGTCCATCTGCCTGAACGTGGAGGcagtcaacacacacagagagaggccCGAG AACGTAGAAGTGTCGCGGATGTCAGAGGAGGCTTTGCTAACTGTGCCAGCTCACCAGTGA
- the LOC115389148 gene encoding actin-related protein 2/3 complex subunit 4-like has protein sequence MTATLRPYLNAVRATLQAALCLESFSSQVVERHNKPEVEVRSSKELLLQPVVISRNDKEKVLIEGSINSVRVSIAVKQADEIEKILCHKFMRFMMMRAENFFILRRKPVEGYDISFLITNFHTEQMYKHKLVDFVIHFMEEIDKEISEMKLSVNARARIVAEEFLKNF, from the exons ATG ACAGCGACTTTGCGCCCATACTTGAATGCTGTGAGGGCCACCCTGCAGGCAGCCCTCTGCCTGGAGAGCTTCTCCTCTCAGGTGGTGGAGCGTCACAACAAGCCTGAGGTGGAGGTCAG GAGCAGTAAGGAACTGCTACTTCAGCCTGTGGTGATCAGCCGCAATGACAAGGAGAAGGTTCTCATTGAGGGATCCATCAACTCCGTCAGAGTCAGCATCGCCGTCAAGCAG GCCGACGAGATCGAGAAGATCCTTTGCCACAAGTTCATGCGCTTCATGATGATGAGGGCGGAAAACTTCTTCATCCTGCGGAGGAAACCCGTGGAG GGTTATGATATTAGTTTCTTGATTACCAACTTCCACACGGAGCAGATGTACAAACACAAGCTGGTGGACTTCGTCATCCACTTCATGGAGGAGATCGACAAAGAGATCAGCGAGATGAAGCTGTCCGTTAACGCCAGAGCTCGTATTGTTGCTGAAGAATTCCTCAAGAAC TTCTGA
- the pfkfb4a gene encoding 6-phosphofructo-2-kinase/fructose-2,6-bisphosphatase 4a isoform X1 has protein sequence MKHRSPSQQHLGKKPRARVAPSAAAAAAAAASGPPQDGMEDNKAPPNPRELTQNPLKKIWMPYKNGLPEKHISQRKVCMTNCPTLIVTVGLPARGKTYISKKLTRYLNWIGVPTREFNVGQYRRECVKIYKSFEFFRPDNEEGLRIRRQCASAALNDVRQYLTEEGGQVAVFDATNTTRERRETILQFAEQNGFKAFFVESVCEDPDVIQENIVQVKLGSPDYTNCDTEEAVQDFMKRIKCYENSYETLDEVLDRDLSYIKIMDVGQRYLVNRVLDHVQSRIVYYLMNIHITPRSIYLCRHGESELNVKGRIGGDSGLTLRGKEFAKKLSHFIQAQSISDLKVWTSQMKRTIQTAEALSVPYEQWKVLNEIDAGVCEELMYEEIQDHYPLEFALRDQDKYRYRYPKGESYEDLVQRLEPVIMELERQENVLVICHQAVMRCLLAYFLDKTAEELPYLKCPLHTVLKLTPVAYGCKVESICLNVEAVNTHRERPENVNVHRTTADALQTVPAHL, from the exons ATGAAGCACCGGTCACCTTCACAGCAGCATCTCGGGAAAAAGCCCCGCGCTCGTGTcgccccctccgccgccgccgccgccgccgcggccgcctCGGGCCCCCCGCAGGACGGCATGGAGGACAACAAAGCCCCGCCGAACCCGCGGGAGCTCACGCAGAACCCCCTGAAGAAGATCTGGATGCCGTACAAAAACGGCCTCCCggagaaacacatttctcagaGAAAAG tgtgCATGACCAACTGTCCCACGCTGATCGTGACCGTGGGCCTGCCTGCCAGAGGAAAGACCTACATCTCCAAGAAGCTGACCCGCTACCTGAACTGGATCGGCGTGCCCACCAGAG AGTTCAACGTTGGACAGTACAGAAGAGAGTGTGTGAAGATCTACAAGTCATTTGAGTTCTTCCGTCCAGACAATGAAGAGGGATTAAGGATTAGAAG ACAGTGTGCCTCAGCGGCGCTGAACGATGTGCGACAGTACCTGAcggaggaggggggccaggTCGCG GTGTTCGATGCGACAAACACCAccagggagaggagggaaacCATCCTCCAGTTTGCAGAGCAGAACGGTTTTAAG GCCTTCTTCGTGGAGTCAGTGTGTGAGGACCCGGACGTCATTCAGGAGAACATCGTG caagTGAAGCTGGGCAGCCCTGACTACACCAACTGTGACACGGAGGAGGCGGTGCAAGACTTCATGAAGAGGATCAAGTGTTACGAAAACTCCTACGAGACGCTGGATGAAGTTTTGGACAG GGATCTCTCCTACATCAAAATCATGGACGTGGGCCAGAGGTACCTGGTCAACCGGGTGCTGGACCACGTCCAGAGCCGGATCGTCTACTACCTCATGAACATCCACATCACGCCGCGCTCCATCTATCTGTGTCGCCACGGGGAGAGCGAACTCAACGTCAAGGGCAGGATAGGAGGAGACTCGGGCCTGACGCTCAGGGGCAAAGAG TTCGCGAAGAAGCTGAGCCACTTCATCCAGGCGCAGAGCATCAGTGACCTGAAGGTGTGGACCAGCCAGATGAAGAGGACCATCCAGACGGCCGAGGCGCTAAGCGTGCCGTACGAACAGTGGAAGGTCCTGAACGAGATTGACGCT ggtgtgtgtgaggagctgaTGTACGAGGAGATCCAGGACCACTACCCCCTGGAGTTTGCCTTAAGGGACCAGGACAAATACCGCTACCGCTACCCTAAAGGAGAG TCCTATGAAGACCTGGTGCAGCGGCTGGAGCCCGTCATCATGGAGCTGGAGAGACAGGAGAATGTGCTGGTCATCTGCCACCAGGCCGTAATGCGCTGCCTGCTGGCGTACTTCCTGGACAAGACGGCAG AGGAGCTGCCGTACCTGAAGTGCCCGCTGCACACCGTGCTGAAGCTGACGCCGGTGGCCTACG GCTGTAAAGTGGAGTCCATCTGCCTGAACGTGGAGGcagtcaacacacacagagagaggccCGAG AATGTGAACGTCCACCGCACGACGGCGGACGCCCTGCAGACCGTCCCGgctcacctctga
- the tada3l gene encoding transcriptional adapter 3 — translation MSELKDCPPLKYYDFKPVEHVKVCPRYTAVLGRSEDDGIGIEELDTLQLELETLLSSASRRLRALEEQRQILTDWQDKKGDKRFLKMGKDPDPAASSRHKPKKQKLDGKGGHGPGPGPGRPKSKNLQPKVQEYEFTDDPQDIPRTPKNDAPNRFWASVEPYCADITNEEIRLLEELLKAPEDEAEYFKIPALGKHYSQRWAQEDLLEEQREGARANDKKKSLMGGPLSELDAKDVDSLLKKSESQHDSPEDGCPFGPLTQRLLQALVEENIISPMEDSPIPDISGKDANDGAGTSPRSQGKSFSVPHTRSLEARIKEELVAQGLLDSEERPGQGGDSEDEVLAELQKRQAELKALSAHNRARKQELLRLAKEEMRKQELRQRVRVSDNEVMEGFRRIMAARQKKRTPTKKEKDQAWKSLKERESILKLLDG, via the exons ATGAGTGAGCTGAAGGACTGCCCGCCCCTCAAATACTACGACTTCAAGCCCGTGGAGCATGTGAAAGTGTGCCCCCGCTACACCGCCGTGCTCGGCCGCTCGGAGGACGATGGCATCGGCATCGAGGAGCTCGACactctgcagctggagctggagacacTCCTCTCCTCGGCCAGCCGCCGCCTCCGTgccctggaggagcagagacag ATCCTCACAGACTGGCAGGACAAGAAGGGAGACAAGCGCTTTCTCAAGATGGGAAAAGACCCCGACCCTGCTGCCTCGTCTCGACACAAGCCAAAAAAGCAGAAACTAGACGGCAAAGGGGGTCACGGAccgggtcccggtcccggtAGACCCAAATCCAAAAATCTACAACCAAAAGTTCAAGAATATGAGTTCACAGACGACCCACAAGACATTCCTCGCACTCCCAAAAACGATGCTCCTAACAG attcTGGGCATCAGTAGAGCCATATTGTGCTGATATTACAAATGAAGAGATCCGACTGCTTGAAGAGCTTCTAAAGGCCCCAGAGGATGAAGCCGAGTATTTCAAG ATTCCTGCTCTTGGGAAACACTACTCTCAGCGATGGGCgcaggaggacctgctggaggagcagagggagggggctCGGGCCAATGACAAGAAGAAGAGCCTCATGGGAGGGCCGCTCTCTGAACTGGATGCAAAAG ATGTGGACTCACTGCTGAAAAAATCAGAATCTCAGCATGATTCTCCTGAAGACGGATGTCCGTTTGGCCCTCTCACACAGCGCCTGCTGCAGGCCCTTGTAGAG GAGAACATTATATCCCCCATGGAGGATTCTCCCATTCCGGACATATCAGGGAAAGATGCTAACGACGGCGCGGGGACTTCTCCTCGAAGTCAAGGAAAAAGTTTCAG TGTTCCTCACACTCGTTCCTTGGAGGCGCGGATCAAAGAGGAGCTGGTGGCCCAGGGCCTGCTGGATTCTGAGGAGCGACCCGGACAAGGGGGCGACTCTGAGGACGAAGTCCTGGCCGAGCTGCAGAAGAGACAGGCCGAGCTCAAAGCCCTGAGCGCTCATAACAGAGCCCGGAAGCAAGAGCTGCTCCG gtTGGCCAAAGAAGAGATGCGCAAACAGGAACTGAGGCAGAGGGTCCGAGTGTCGGACAATGAGGTGATGGAGGGATTTCGACGGATCATGGCGGCCAGGCAAAAGAAACGCACCCCGACGAAGAAAGAGAAGGACCAGGCCTGGAAGTCGctaaaggagagagagagcatcctCAAGTTACTGGATGGCTAG